From a single Cydia amplana chromosome 22, ilCydAmpl1.1, whole genome shotgun sequence genomic region:
- the LOC134658503 gene encoding dihydropyrimidinase 2-like, with amino-acid sequence MPSTLIYSSDADVVVWDPRLERTITAAAHKHAVDFNIFEGRVAVNSDADVVVWDPRLERTITAAAHKHAVDFNIFEGQHVVGSPQYVIVNGRVCLDDGQLRVVEGYGKFLKTPVNSPYVYGGEEHVDSAPAQPLHIDVAPRHVSVTNGTPTPEALNKHLEGLSVTSSGCSTPTGRKMRETGQRNLQSSSFSLTTAF; translated from the exons ATGCCGTCGACTTTAATATATTCGAG TGACGCAGATGTGGTTGTATGGGACCCGCGCTTAGAAAGGACCATCACGGCCGCGGCGCATAAGCATGCCGTCGACTTTAATATATTCGAG GGCCGAGTGGCCGTGAACAGTGACGCAGATGTGGTTGTATGGGACCCGCGCTTAGAAAGGACCATCACGGCCGCGGCGCATAAGCATGCCGTCGACTTTAATATATTCGAG GGTCAGCACGTGGTGGGCAGCCCGCAGTACGTGATCGTGAACGGACGAGTGTGCCTGGACGATGGCCAGCTCCGAGTCGTTGAAG GTTACGGCAAGTTCTTGAAGACCCCCGTGAACTCCCCGTACGTGTACGGCGGCGAGGAACACGTGGACTCTGCGCCCGCGCAGCCGCTACACATCGACGTGGCGCCCAGGCACGTCAGCGTCACCAACGGGACGCCCACACcag aGGCGCTGAACAAGCATTTGGAGGGGTTGTCAGTGACGTCATCTGGCTGCAGCACGCCCACCGGACGCAAGATGCGAGAAACCGGACAGCGGAACCTGCAGAGCTCTTCCTTCTCCCTCACCA Cagccttttag
- the LOC134658504 gene encoding dihydropyrimidinase-like: MATAPVKKVPIHLQSSQNRLLIKNGRVVNDDGMEDADVYIEDGIIKQVGRNLIIPGGTRTIDATGKLVMPGGIDPHTHFELEMMGAKTVDDFYKGTRAAVAGGTTTVIDFVLPEKGQSLVEAYNNWRQKADGKVCCDYGLHVGVTWWSPSVRKDMERLVSEFGVNSFKMFMAYKDAWMLDDYHLMCAMEACAELRALPQSNDFGVNSFKMFMAYKDAWMLDDYHLMCAMEACAELRALPQSNDFGVNSFKMFMAYKDAWMLDDYHLMCAMEACAELRALPQSNDFGVNSFKMFMAYKDAWMLDDYHLMCAMEACAELRALPQVHAENGHIIARNTEKLLVSGVTGPEGHERSRDEEVEGEAVNRACVIANQVNSPLYIVHMMSKSAVRALQQARARQRQPLYGETLAATVGTDGSHYRNSCFRHAAAHVLSPPLRPDPSTPQAIVEALAE; the protein is encoded by the exons ACAAGTGGGCCGCAATCTCATCATCCCGGGCGGCACGCGCACCATCGACGCGACGGGCAAGCTCGTGATGCCGGGCGGCATCGACCCGCACACGCACTTCGAGCTCGAGATGATGGGCGCCAAGACGGTCGACGACTTCTACAAGGGCACCCGAGCCGCTGTTGCGGGAGGCACCACGACAGTCA TCGACTTTGTGCTGCCTGAAAAGGGCCAATCACTGGTCGAGGCGTACAACAATTGGCGGCAGAAGGCCGATGGCAAG GTGTGTTGCGACTACGGGCTCCACGTAGGCGTGACCTGGTGGTCGCCCTCTGTCCGCAAGGACATGGAGAGGCTGGTCTCCGAGTTCGGCGTCAACTCCTTCAAGATGTTCATGGCGTACAAGGACGCCTGGATGCTGGACGACTATCATCTCATGTGCGCTATGGAGGCCTGTGCTGAACTGAGGGCCTTGCCACAG agcaatgatttcgGCGTCAACTCCTTCAAGATGTTCATGGCGTACAAGGACGCCTGGATGCTGGACGACTATCATCTCATGTGCGCTATGGAGGCCTGTGCTGAACTGAGGGCCTTGCCACAG agcaatgatttcgGCGTCAACTCCTTCAAGATGTTCATGGCGTACAAGGACGCCTGGATGCTGGACGACTATCATCTCATGTGCGCTATGGAGGCCTGTGCTGAACTGAGGGCCTTGCCACAG agcaatgatttcgGCGTCAACTCCTTCAAGATGTTCATGGCGTACAAGGACGCCTGGATGCTTGATGACTATCATCTCATGTGCGCTATGGAGGCCTGTGCTGAACTGAGGGCTTTGCCACAG gtgCACGCAGAGAACGGGCACATCATAGCTCGTAATACGGAGAAGCTTCTAGTGTCTGGTGTTACCGGCCCTGAAGGACACGAGCGATCTAGAGATGAGGAG gttGAAGGGGAGGCGGTCAATCGCGCCTGCGTTATTGCCAACCAg GTCAACTCGCCGCTGTACATCGTTCACATGATGTCAAAAAGCGCTGTAAGGGCGTTACAACAAGCCCGCGCCCGCCAGCGACAACCTCTGTATGGAGAGACCCTAGCCGCCACCGTCGGCACTGACG GGTCGCACTACCGCAACTCGTGCTTCCGACACGCGGCCGCGCACGTGCTGTCCCCCCCGCTGCGGCCCGACCCCTCCACCCCGCAGGCCATCGTGGAGGCCCTCGCCGAGTGA